One region of Catenuloplanes indicus genomic DNA includes:
- a CDS encoding DNA-3-methyladenine glycosylase family protein — MLRLPLPEGYHLPGSTRYLGLGRSDPSARFVDGVFWFAAHTPDGPGSLSLTRDGAALTARAYGAGAGWLLTHAGAIAGLDDDVTGFPAVAAGHPVVAELARVHRGVRLPATGLVFPRLVRAILEQKVTGKEAFRGWSGLVRRYGTPAPGPCPDLWVPPAADVVAGLAYWALHPLGVEQRRAQTVLRAATLAATLSRCTDSATLTRRLLDIPGVGPWTAAETVRTVCGDADAVSVGDFHIPNTVAWGLAGEARGDDARMLALLAPFAGHRGRVCVLLEAAGIAAPRFGPRMPIRSFARF, encoded by the coding sequence GTGCTTCGTCTACCGCTGCCCGAGGGCTACCACCTCCCCGGCTCGACGCGGTACCTCGGACTGGGGCGTTCCGACCCGTCCGCCCGGTTCGTCGACGGTGTGTTCTGGTTCGCGGCGCACACGCCGGACGGCCCGGGCTCGCTCAGCCTCACCCGGGACGGCGCGGCGCTGACCGCCCGCGCGTACGGGGCCGGGGCCGGGTGGCTCCTGACGCATGCCGGTGCCATCGCCGGGCTGGACGACGACGTCACCGGATTTCCCGCGGTTGCCGCCGGGCATCCGGTCGTCGCGGAACTCGCCCGGGTGCATCGGGGCGTCCGGCTTCCCGCCACCGGGCTGGTCTTCCCGCGGCTGGTGCGCGCGATCCTGGAGCAGAAGGTCACCGGCAAGGAGGCGTTCCGCGGCTGGTCCGGCCTGGTCCGCCGGTACGGGACACCGGCGCCCGGACCGTGCCCCGACCTGTGGGTGCCGCCGGCCGCCGACGTGGTCGCCGGCCTCGCCTACTGGGCGCTGCACCCGCTCGGCGTGGAACAGCGCCGCGCCCAGACCGTCCTCCGCGCCGCCACGCTCGCCGCGACGCTGTCCCGCTGCACCGACTCGGCGACACTGACCCGGCGCCTGCTCGACATCCCCGGCGTCGGACCGTGGACCGCCGCCGAAACGGTCCGCACCGTGTGCGGCGACGCGGACGCGGTCAGCGTCGGCGACTTCCACATCCCGAACACGGTCGCATGGGGCCTGGCGGGGGAGGCCCGCGGTGACGACGCGCGCATGCTGGCGCTGCTGGCCCCGTTCGCCGGCCATCGCGGGCGGGTGTGCGTCCTGCTGGAGGCCGCCGGCATCGCGGCGCCGCGCTTCGGGCCCCGGATGCCGATCCGGTCGTTCGCCCGGTTCTAG